A stretch of Cicer arietinum cultivar CDC Frontier isolate Library 1 chromosome 5, Cicar.CDCFrontier_v2.0, whole genome shotgun sequence DNA encodes these proteins:
- the LOC101495133 gene encoding probable metal-nicotianamine transporter YSL7 — MASEPYRRAVAGDVEGPDDTRAMLDEIEEISVERGFEGKSVPTWQKQVTVRAIFVSMVLSVLFSFIVMKLNLTTGIIPSLNVSAGLLGFFFVKTWTKLLAKSGLLNQPFTRQENTVIQTCVVAASGIAFSGGFGSYLFAMSPAIADQSPDASTAIDTKSPGLGWMISFLFVVSFLGLFSVVPLRKIMIVDFRLTYPSGTATAHLINSFHTTEGAKLAKKQVKALGKFFSFSFLWGFFQWFFTAGDACGFASFPAFGLEAYQKMFYFDFSATYVGVGMICPYIINISLLIGGILSWGVMWPLIDAKKGDWYSADLKQSSLHGLQGYKVFIAIAMILGDGLYNFVKVLGRTVFGLYNQFNKKDIGAPSNDPNAPMPSTLSYDDKRRTEMFLKDQIPPWFAIAGYVTIAIISIVTLPHIFHQLKWYYIVCIYIIAPALAFCNAYGCGLTDWSLASTYGKLAIFTIGSWAGASNGGVLAGLAACGVMMNIVSTASDLMQDFKTGYMTLASPKSMFVSQVIGTAMGCIISPCVFWLFYKAFVTLGHPGSAYPAPYALVYRNMAILGVDGFSALPKNCLVLCCVFFVGAMIINLVRDLAGKKWAKFIPVPMAMAIPFYIGSYFAIDMCVGSLILFIWQRVDKAKADAFGSAVASGLICGDGIWSLPSSFLALAGVQPPICMKFLSRAANAKVDAFLAS; from the exons GAGAGAGGGTTTGAAGGGAAATCAGTGCCTACGTGGCAGAAACAGGTTACGGTTAGAGCAATATTCGTGAGTATGGTGTTGTCGGTTTTGTTCTCGTTCATCGTGATGAAGCTTAATCTTACCACTGGTATTATACCTTCTCTGAATGTTTCCGCTGGGTTGTTAGGGTTCTTTTTCGTGAAGACGTGGACTAAGCTTTTAGCGAAATCGGGTTTGCTTAATCAACCTTTTACCAGACAGGAGAATACTGTTATTCAAACGTGTGTTGTTGCTGCTAGTGGCATTGCCTTCAGCG GTGGCTTTGGAAGCTATTTGTTTGCAATGAGTCCAGCTATTGCAGATCAATCTCCAGATGCTAGCACTGCCATAGATACTAAGAGTCCTGGTTTAGGATGGATGATTTCATTTCTATTTGTTGTTAGCTTTCTTGGTTTGTTTTCAGTGGTTCCACTCCGAAAG ATTATGATTGTGGACTTTAGATTGACATATCCAAGTGGTACTGCAACAGCTCACCTTATCAACAGTTTCCATACAACAGAGGGTGCCAAACTAGCAAA gaAGCAAGTAAAAGCACTGGGAAAGTTCTTCTCCTTTAGTTTCTTGTGGGGTTTCTTCCAATGGTTTTTCACTGCTGGTGATGCTTGTGGATTTGCAAGCTTCCCCGCATTTGGTCTAGAAGCCTATCAAAAAAT GTTCTACTTCGACTTTTCGGCTACCTATGTGGGAGTTGGGATGATATGTCcatatataatcaatatatCTCTACTTATTGGTGGAATCCTTTCTTGGGGTGTCATGTGGCCTCTCATCGATGCTAAAAAAGGAGACTGGTACTCTGCTGATCTCAAACAAAGCAGCTTACATGGTCTTCAAGGTTACAAA GTTTTCATAGCCATAGCAATGATTCTTGGTGATGGTCTATACAACTTTGTGAAAGTTCTTGGCCGCACTGTTTTCGGTTTGTATAACCAGTTTAACAAAAAAGACATAGGAGCACCATCCAATGATCCAAATGCTCCTATGCCATCTACACTTTCATATGACGACAAGCGCAGAACCGAGATGTTCCTCAAAGATCAAATACCCCCCTGGTTTGCTATTGCAGGCTATGTTACAATTGCAATAATCTCAATTGTCACTCTCCCCCACATTTTCCACCAGCTAAAATGGTATTACATTGTTTGCATTTATATCATTGCACCGGCACTAGCTTTTTGCAACGCCTACGGTTGTGGACTAACGGATTGGTCCTTAGCATCCACCTATGGAAAATTGGCCATCTTCACTATCGGTTCATGGGCCGGTGCGTCTAACGGCGGTGTCCTAGCTGGTTTAGCTGCATGTGGTGTCATGATGAACATTGTTTCAACAGCTTCTGACCTTATGCAAGACTTCAAAACAGGTTACATGACATTAGCTTCACCAAAGTCCATGTTTGTGAGCCAAGTTATTGGAACTGCTATGGGATGCATTATATCGCCTTGTGTTTTCTGGCTTTTCTACAAAGCTTTCGTTACTCTTGGTCATCCTGGATCAGCATACCCTGCACCTTACGCCCTCGTTTATCGAAACATGGCAATATTAGGAGTGGATGGTTTCTCGGCTCTGCCGAAAAACTGCCTCGTactttgctgtgtgtttttcgTAGGAGCCATGATCATCAACCTCGTTCGCGACTTGGCTGGAAAGAAATGGGCCAAATTTATTCCTGTTCCTATGGCAATGGCAATACCCTTTTACATTGGAAGCTATTTTGCTATTGATATGTGTGTTGGAAGCTTGATCTTGTTCATTTGGCAGAGAGTTGATAAGGCTAAGGCTGATGCATTTGGATCAGCTGTTGCTTCTGGTTTGATTTGTGGAGATGGAATTTGGTCACTTCCTAGCTCGTTTCTTGCACTTGCTGGAGTGCAGCCACCTATCTGCATGAAGTTCTTGTCTAGAGCAGCTAATGCAAAGGTTGATGCGTTCTTAGCTTCTTGA
- the LOC101494805 gene encoding uncharacterized protein, which produces MGELEQAKEELEMLQTLYPNQHHILKQELSSFIFQLQYSHFQSHPLSQNNTSLAYLVDTQESTSLEQTKRIQLALPDGEKKVVMEKGKTSELQSPNTRKRKDRVDLVLEKAQICLKKIRLFKTSLLSSTC; this is translated from the exons ATGGGAGAATTAGAGCAAGCAAAGGAAGAGTTGGAGATGCTTCAAACCCTTTATCCCAATCAACATCACATCCTCAAACAAGAACTTAGCTCCTTCATCTTTCAACTTCAATACTCCCATTTTCAATCACACCCCCTTTCCCAAAACAACACCTCCCTCGCTTATTTAGTAGATACACAag AATCCACCAGCTTGGAGCAAACAAAAAGAATACAACTTGCTTTACCAGACGGAGAAAAAAAAGTAGTAATGGAGAAGGGGAAAACTTCTGAGCTTCAATCTCCCAATACAAGGAAGAGAAAAGATAGGGTCGATTTGGTTCTTGAGAAGGCACAAATTTGTCTCAAAAAAATTCGACTTTTCAAGACATCCTTATTATCATCTACTTGTTGA